One genomic region from Salvia hispanica cultivar TCC Black 2014 chromosome 2, UniMelb_Shisp_WGS_1.0, whole genome shotgun sequence encodes:
- the LOC125207127 gene encoding protein SRC2 homolog: MKVYAEVSLNGEPQTRIRTTVDMAGETNPKWDLQLNYAINKVSLHEPGLVVVVKLYCQRTLGDKYIGQVKIPVMGLLDSRRDEAEIEASFDVDGTKNGKLNISYTFVEMLNKHDHDKPSRWKKKLKVRLKVGFLVMVQGTCFVLTGGTI, encoded by the coding sequence ATGAAAGTCTATGCCGAGGTTTCGCTCAACGGAGAGCCACAAACAAGAATTCGAACCACCGTGGACATGGCTGGAGAGACGAACCCTAAATGGGACCTCCAACTCAATTACGCGATCAACAAGGTCTCTCTCCATGAGCCGGGactggtggtggtggtgaagCTCTACTGTCAGAGAACTCTGGGAGACAAGTACATCGGTCAAGTCAAGATACCGGTCATGGGTCTCCTCGACTCCAGGCGTGATGAGGCTGAAATAGAGGCGAGCTTCGATGTGGATGGGACCAAGAATGGGAAGCTCAACATTTCATATACGTTTGTGGAGATGCTTAACAAGCATGATCATGATAAGCCTTCACGTTGGAAGAAGAAGCTCAAGGTCAGGCTCAAGGTCGGGTTCTTGGTAATGGTACAGGGGACATGTTTCGTCTTGACTGGAGGCACcatctaa